A window of the Ipomoea triloba cultivar NCNSP0323 chromosome 14, ASM357664v1 genome harbors these coding sequences:
- the LOC116005366 gene encoding DNA repair protein RAD5B-like encodes MTIALMFARLGKGILDNQELAEDMAITQHSKNKRIKGDTLIVCPMALLGQWNDELEPHSKPDNISVFVHYGGDRSNDPRVLAEPDVVLTTYDLLTVAYKFDGEISIFLKVDWRGIVLDEAHTIKNWRTMSPRAAFTHIIVCTLQVVQCLTGTPLQNNVQDLYNLINHYEEIWPKYREVDDLCENFNLLLFCSTFAFVCPNDQDH; translated from the exons ATGACAATTGCTCTAATGTTTGCGAGGCTGGGCAAGGGTATCCTTGATAATCAAGAACTTGCTGAGGATATGGCTATTACTCAGCATTCTAAGAACAAAAGGATTAAAGGTGACACTCTCATTGTTTGTCCTATGGCATTACTTGGTCAATGGAAT GATGAACTTGAACCCCATTCAAAGCCAGATAACATTTCTGTTTTTGTTCATTATGGTGGGGACAGAAGTAATGACCCTAGAGTGTTAGCAGAACCAGATGTGGTCTTGACAACCTATGATCTTCTAACTGTTGCGTATAAGTTT GATGGGGAGATTAGCATATTTCTTAAAGTTGATTGGCGTGGAATTGTACTGGATGAAGCACACACCATAAAGAACTGGAGGACTATGAGTCCTAGGGCTGCATTCACGCACATTATTGTCTGCACATTGCAGGTGGTGCAGTGTCTTACTGGTACTCCACTTCAG AATAATGTGCAAGATCTTTACAACCTCATTAATCACTACGAAGAGATATGGCCAAAATACAGAGAAGTGGACGATTTGTGCGAGAATTTCAACTTATTGCTCTTTTGTTCCACTTTTGCTTTTGTATGTCCAAATGACCAAGATCATTGA
- the LOC116004351 gene encoding leucine-rich repeat receptor protein kinase EMS1-like, producing the protein MGNFGCNYIALIIFLVLPSCFFASASTTTEAEALLKWKTSFFMSSSYLDSWSRSNLRNMCNWTGIVCNGTGATTVSQINLPNAGLSGTLHHLNFTSFPSLTRFNITGNYINGSIPPAIGDLSDLVFLDLSENRFDGSIPPQIGKLRELQYLSLSYNYFSGVVPHQIGNLRKVCFLDLGFNSYLEALHWSRVKSFPVLRHLGFAGNGIGPRFPDFILGCRNLTFLDLSANNLNGSIPESLFTTLKKLEYLHLSTNGFSGPLWPNIGKLLNLKGLDLSGNYLNGSIPESLFSTLEKLEGLNLEDNKFSGPLSPNIGKLSNLKYLFLSYNSFQGEIPSSIGQLKNLQDLYISENELNSSIPSELGHCTHLFDLDLSLNSLFGALPSSLSSLTKLSTLDLSDNFLSGNISPNFFSNNWTMLTYLNLRNNSFNGSIPSEIGLLTNLEYLSLDSNQFSGNIPTHIGNLQNLVELDMSKNNLYGSIPQTIGNLTRLSVLLLSTNNLTGTLLSENEDLTPTLISSTICNIQYSLKILVLANNSLFGPIPHCLGNISISVLDLHRNQFHGPISTSFMVGNSLNSLNLRENLLEGTLPPSLINCKELKVLDLGHNNLNGRFQCG; encoded by the coding sequence ATGGGAAATTTTGGTTGCAACTATATAGCACTCATCATCTTTCTTGTGCTGCCATCTTGTTTCTTTGCATCAGCATCAACAACAACTGAAGCTGAAGCTCTTCTCAAATGGAAGACCAGCTTCTTCATGTCTTCTTCTTATCTCGATTCATGGTCACGATCCAATCTAAGAAACATGTGTAATTGGACGGGTATTGTCTGCAATGGCACTGGAGCTACTACAGTTTCTCAGATCAATCTTCCTAATGCTGGCCTCTCTGGTACTCTTCACCACCTCAATTTTACTTCTTTTCCCAGCCTCACTCGTTTCAACATCACTGGAAACTACATCAATGGGTCAATCCCTCCTGCCATTGGTGATTTGTCCGACTTGGTCTTCTTGGACTTGAGCGAGAATAGGTTTGATGGAAGCATACCGCCACAGATTGGGAAGTTGAGGGAGCTTCAGTACCTCTCTCTTTCCTACAACTATTTTAGTGGAGTTGTTCCTCATCAGATTGGCAATCTTCGAAAGGTATGCTTCCTGGACCTTGGATTTAATTCTTACTTGGAAGCTCTCCATTGGTCTAGAGTTAAGAGTTTTCCTGTGTTGAGACATCTCGGTTTCGCTGGGAATGGAATTGGACCAAGGTTCCCTGATTTCATACTAGGTTGTAGGAACCTAACTTTTCTTGATTTGTCTGCAAACAATTTGAATGGATCTATCCCTGAGTCATTGTTCACCACTTTGAAAAAGCTTGAGTATCTCCATCTTTCTACCAATGGCTTTTCAGGGCCTTTATGGCCTAACATTGGCAAGTTGTTGAACCTCAAAGGTCTTGATTTGTCTGGAAACTATTTGAATGGATCAATTCCTGAGTCATTGTTCTCCACTTTGGAGAAACTTGAGGGTCTCAATCTTGAAGACAATAAGTTTTCAGGACCTTTATCACCTAACATTGGCAAGTTGTCCAACCTCAAATATCTTTTTTTGTCGTACAATTCGTTTCAGGGAGAAATCCCATCTTCTATAGGCCAACTTAAAAATCTTCAAGACTTGTATATTTCGGAGAATGAATTGAACTCAAGTATTCCTTCTGAGCTTGGTCATTGCACTCACCTCTTTGACTTGGATCTGAGTTTAAATTCACTCTTTGGAGCATTACCTTCGTCACTGTCATCTTTGACAAAGTTGTCTACCTTGGATTTATCAGATAATTTTCTTTCTGGTAATATTTCACCAAATTTTTTCTCCAATAATTGGACCATGCTAACATATTTGAACCTTCGGAACAATTCATTCAATGGGAGTATTCCATCAGAAATTGGCTTGCTAACCAATCTTGAATACCTTTCCTTGGATTCAAATCAATTTTCTGGAAACATTCCAACTCATATAGGAAACTTGCAGAATTTAGTTGAATTAGATATGTCTAAAAACAACCTTTATGGTTCAATACCTCAAACAATTGGAAACCTCACAAGACTCTCAGTCTTACTCCTTTCTACGAACAATCTCACTGGAACACTTTTGTCTGAGAATGAGGATCTAACACCAACACTTATTTCTTCCACCATTTGCAATATACAATATTCTCtaaaaattttggttttggCAAACAATTCATTATTTGGGCCAATACCTCATTGTTTAGGGAACATTAGTATCTCTGTGTTAGATTTGCATAGGAATCAATTTCATGGGCCAATTTCAACAAGTTTTATGGTGGGCAACTCTTTGAACAGCCTTAACTTgcgtgaaaatctattagaggGAACATTGCCGCCATCTTTAATCAATTGTAAAGAGTTGAAAGTTCTTGATCTTGGACACAACAACTTGAATGGACGTTTCCAATGTGGTTAG
- the LOC116004352 gene encoding receptor-like protein 9DC3, which produces MWLGVFLNLKVLSLRFNKLNGSIVSTSIKGYMFPQLRVFDLSYNEFIGDLPTVLFKIFKAMANEDEDRIPQGQRYLKHKNYYYQDSLVIGMKGQEREIVKILITFTAIDLSCNEFEGHIPNSIGDLLALRELNLSHNMFTGLIPGSLGNLSVLESLDLSSNQIGGAIPGQLTSISSLEVLNLSHNKLVGCIPQGSQFNTFEANSYQGNDGLKGKPLSQGCGNGMTPQLPASKEFHQEDDLSFLSGCTVKVVAIGYGCGILFGLFMGSLMLLTGKPEFIARFVEEEAYKLAMKVKRRKSNTRRRRRN; this is translated from the coding sequence ATGTGGTTAGGAGTTTTTCTGAATCTAAAAGTTTTGAGCTTGAGATTTAACAAGTTGAACGGTTCCATAGTAAGCACGAGTATCAAAGGATACATGTTTCCTCAACTTCGTGTCTTTGACCTCTCTTACAATGAATTCATAGGAGATTTGCCTACCGTGCtttttaagatttttaaagcaatggcaaatgaagatgaagatagaATACCACAAGGACAAAGGTACCTAAAGCACAAGAACTACTATTACCAAGATTCATTAGTGATAGGAATGAAAGGACAAGAGCGtgaaattgttaaaatattaatcACCTTTACTGCTATTGATCTCTCATGCAACGAATTTGAAGGTCATATTCCAAATAGCATTGGAGATCTTCTAGCACTACGTGAATTAAATTTATCGCATAACATGTTCACCGGCCTCATCCCAGGGTCTCTTGGAAATTTATCAGTGCTTGAATCCTTAGACCTTTCTTCAAATCAAATTGGCGGAGCAATCCCTGGACAATTGACAAGTATTTCATCTCTTGAAGTGTTGAATCTCTCACATAATAAGCTTGTGGGATGCATACCTCAAGGCTCACAATTCAATACATTTGAAGCAAATTCATATCAAGGGAATGATGGATTGAAAGGAAAACCTTTGTCACAAGGTTGTGGGAATGGCATGACACCACAACTTCCTGCATCAAAGGAGTTTCACCAAGAAGACGATTTGAGTTTTTTGAGTGGGTGCACAGTAAAAGTTGTGGCAATAGGGTACGGTTGTGGCATTCTGTTTGGACTATTCATGGGAAGTCTCATGCTCTTGACTGGAAAGCCAGAATTCATTGCAaggtttgttgaagaagaagcaTACAAATTAGCAATGAAGGTCAAACGAAGAAAATCAAatacaagaagaagaagaagaaactag